A genome region from Gigantopelta aegis isolate Gae_Host chromosome 3, Gae_host_genome, whole genome shotgun sequence includes the following:
- the LOC121390660 gene encoding caveolin-1-like, whose translation MDCVWTNSYKCFNCWKNACYTISTLLCGICIAAEWGCQFSLIAFYHVWYITPCFKVLELNCGILKRLYGLCIHCCLDPCMESLGLCFGSLRKP comes from the coding sequence ATGGACTGTGTTTGGACCAACTCCTACAAGTGCTTCAACTGCTGGAAGAACGCGTGCTACACGATCAGCACCTTGCTGTGTGGGATCTGCATCGCGGCCGAGTGGGGCTGCCAGTTCTCTCTGATTGCCTTCTACCACGTGTGGTACATCACGCCTTGCTTCAAGGTCCTCGAGCTCAACTGCGGCATTCTCAAGAGGCTGTACGGTCTGTGCATCCACTGCTGCCTCGACCCATGCATGGAGTCTCTGGGTCTGTGCTTCGGGTCTCTGAGGAAGCCGTGA